A region of the Methanobrevibacter sp. genome:
CCATTATAAGCGGAACATATTCCGGCGAAAAACGTACAGTCGCTTTGGCAATCGTTGGTGTCATGGGCGCAATTGCAGCCGCTATCGGTCCGCTCTTCGGTGGAGTCATGACAACATTTCTCAGTTGGAGATATGGATTTGCATGTGAATTAATAGTCGTTATCCTTATTTTAGTACTTCAAGGTAAAATACCTAATTTCTCACCTACAGAATCCAAAAGCGATTTGGACATTACAGGTGCTATAATTTCATTTATAGGTCTTATCTTGTTAGTATTCGGTATTTTGTCACTGACAAAAGATTTCAACACCAGCATAGCCGTAATAATTGCGGGCATAATTGCCTTAGCAGGATTTGCATGGTTTGAACTCAAAAGAAAAGGGAAAGGCAAAGTGCCATTGTTTGATGTTGAATTGTTAAAAGACAGAAATCTGCGTGTTGGAACTATCATCATGTTATTGGCTTATCTTTCAATGGGTGGGGCACTGTTTGCAGTTTCCCTGTTCTTGCAAAGCGTATTGCAGTTAAATGCATTCAATACAGGTTTGACCACACTTCCATTGACTGTAGGTCTGCTTATTTTTGCAGTGGCAGCCCCAAGCTTATCTGCAAAACTTGGCCATAAGAAACTCATGGCAATAGGATGTATAATAGCAATCATCGGATGTCTGATGTTAAGCTATCAGTTCAAGATGGATACAACAATGATGGATCTGCTGCCTGGAATGTTCATAATGGGAGCAGGACTTGGTTTTGCAATGGCTTTAAGTGTGGATGTTGCATTGATCAATATTCCTCCTGAAGGTCAAAATAACGCTTCAGGTCTCACTTCAACAGGCCAGTCATTAGGTGAATCTATGGGTACAGCAATCATTGGTGTGATTCTAATTCTTGGAGTATTTGGAGGTATCTCTCATGCTGTCGATATATATGCCCCTGATTATTCAGGAAATGAAACATTCCAGCTGGAAGTCTATGAACACTTTCAAGAAGTGGGCAATATAAACGATGCTCAAGCGAACCATACTGTTGTGGAAATTGTAGATACCATCATTCAGGATGCCATGGCATTCGTAATGCAGGTAACGGCTATCCTGATGGGAATTGTATTTATTCTGACATTGCGGCTGCAGGATAAAAAGACTAAAAAACAATGAGAGTTCATTCTCTCATTTACCCTTTTTTTAATAGCTTTTAATTTCTTTTTTTTGACTTTGATATTCTCTAATATGATTGTCTCTAAACACTGCTAGAACACTAAATCTAAACCTGAATTTTTAAAAAATATAAGATTATCCTCCATTTTATAACAATGATTTAAATGGCGATGAAAATATCACATACTTGTGTCTCTCTGCAATTGTCATAAATTTTCTTTACTTTATTACTTCATTGTATATTTGTTCTAAAATCATGTGTTTTTACTGCTCATTTTTGTAAATATTACTGAAAGTCCGACAACAATAATTGTGATAATTATGTCGACTGCTATTTTAAGCGAATTTGCATCATTGAATAACTTTACAAGACCAAATACCCAAATTACAATTAACAGAACCGGCAACAAGTATTTTAGTGTGAAAACCCAGGTCTTTCCAACTTTAAAGGTTGAAAACTCGTTAAGCACAGGAATGACCTTTTCAACTCCATAAAACCATCCGAATATTATTGCCTGGATGCCTATCAGAATCAGTATTCCAAAATTATTTACAAATTCATCCACGATTTCCACCAAATAGCTGCTGATTCCTGTCGAATAAAAGACCGTGCCTATGCATGCAACAATTACAAGGGTTGTGACTCCTTTTTTCCTGCTCCATCCAAATTTATCGCACAATGATGAAAGAAATGGTTCAAACAGTGCAAAAGAAGAAGTGAATCCTGCAAACAGTATTGACAGGAATAATAACGGAGCGATTACATGTCCCATTAGTCCCATTGAATTGAATATCTGTGGGAATATGATGAATATCAGTCCTGTACCTTCACTGATCAGTTCATTCATTGGTATTGATGACGTTAATGACATGTATCCGAGTATTGAAAACACACCAAAAGCTATGAAAATCTCATATAATGAGTTTGCAATGACCACAAACAGTACTTCGTCAACCAGCTTTGAATTTTTGGGAAGATAGCTTGCATATGTATATACCATGGCCTGACCTATGCTTAATGAAAATATGGTTTGTCTGAATGCCGCAAGCCAGACATTGACATTGAAGAGTGCCGACCAGTCGGGAGTGAGCAATGTGGCAACTCCAACATTGAATCCCGGCAATGTGAATGAATAAATAAAAATCAATATCATGATTGTAAATAATAATGGGATTAGAACAGTTGAAATCCTACCAATCCCTTTATCCACTCCCCTAATGGAGATTACCCAAAAGACTGCCCATAATGTTAATGTGCAAATCAGGGTAGGCAATATTATTGTAGTAGCAGAGGCTAAATTTGAGCTTCCTCCAACATAGCTTGTAAAGAATGATGAAGGGTCATTCCCCATCCGAAAGTAAAGCTGTTTAAGAGATATGCAAAGTCCCATCCCAAGATAATCATGTAATAAATCACAACGACAAATACGAATAAAACAAGCATCCATGCAACGATTTCAAATTCCGGACGAATGCTATTCATTAAACTGGAAAAACTTTTCTTGACGCTGAAGCCCAATCCATACTCCAGAATTAGAAATGGAACTCCCATGACTAAAATTGCAATTACGTAAGGTATGAAAAATGATCCTCCCCCATTGGAATACAGCACATAGCTGAAACGCCAGATGTTTCCTATTCCAATCGTAAGGCCAATCATTGCAAGAATGAATGTAAATATCGAACCTCATTGTGACTTCTGATCCATTTTAGTTCTCCTTAGGTTTAATTTTTGTAAAAATTATACTGAATGCAAGAACAGCCACCATTATGACAATGTCTACTGTTATCTCAAATGAATTTGCATTTGCAAACAGATTGCCTATTCCAATCAACCACATGACAATCAGGACCAACGGCAGAACATATTTGATGATGAATTTCCAGGTCTTTCCAACTTTAAATCTGCTGTTTTCATTCAATACAGGTATCAATGAATCCACGTCATATATCCATGTGAAGATAATGCATTGGATTGCAATTAACAGCAGGACCCCAAATTCATTTACGAATCCGTCAACAACACCAACAAGATAACTGCTGATGCCTGTCGTAAATATTAAGGACAATAAGCATCCAATCACTGACAAAACAGTCACGGTTTTCCTACGGGTCATGTTGAATTTGTTTTCAATTGAGCTTACCATCGGTTCAAATATTGCAACCGCTGATGAAATTCCGGCAAATAATATTGCTATAAACAATACTGGAGCCAATATGTGCCCTGCAACTCCCATGATATTGAAAATCATTGGGAATACAATGAATATCAATCCGGTTCCTTCACTGACCAGCTGGACCATTGGTGTTCCGGAGGTAAATGACATGTATCCTAAAATTGAAAAAATACCGAAAGCAGTGAAGACTTCAAATGCGGAATTTGCAAACACTACCAGCAAAACATTGTCATTTAATTTGGATTTTTCAGGCAAATAGCTTGCATATGTAAATGCAATGGCCTGTCCCATACTTAAAGAGAACAGAATTTGGGAAAATGCGGCAAGCCATATGTTAATGTCAAGCAATTTCATCCAATCCGGCTTTATCAATGTTTCAATACCGATATTAGCGCCTGGAAGAGTAAGGGCATAGATTACAATTATTGCCATGAGGACAAAAAGGGTAGGAATTAAAATCTTTGAAAGCTTACCAATCCCTTCATTTAAATCCCTATGTGATACAAACCACACTATAATCCACATGATTAGTGTGCAGATTGTTGTTGGAATCAAAAGAAAACCTGCATTGCTTAGATTAGAGCTTCCGCCAACACTGTCGACAAAGTATAATGCAGCATCGGTTCCCCATTTAAAAGTAAAACTTGAACCTAAATAAACCAAATCCCAACTTAATATGACTATATAGTAGATTACCACTATAAAAACAAATAAAAGCAGTATCCAGGAAATATATTCCAGTTTTGGATTGATGCGCTTTAATGTGTTTGAAAACGAGTCTTTAAAAGTAAATCCCATTCCGTATTCCAGAATTAAAAATGGCACTCCCATAATGGCTATTGCAATTAGATAAGGGATAAGAATGACCCTCCTCCATTGGAGTATACCACATAGCTGAAACGCCAGATATTGCCTAATCCAACTGCCGCACCAATCATTGCAAGGATAAATGCTAACGGGGAATCCCATTGTGTTTTCTCCACCATCTTTTTCACCAAAATCATTCATTATTTTTATATTTTTTAAGAAATACTGCAGTTGTAATAATCGTTAAGATAACTGAAATCACATTGGCAATCATTGCTGGCAGTCTGAAACCTTCCGGCGCCTGTAAAATATACCCAAATGTAATCAATATGCATATTATTGCAGGAGCCAATGTTATAATGTAGGGCTTTTCTTTTTTCATTAAATAGGCTGTTGCCGAAAGGAGAACTGCGGCACCTATCAGCAATTGCGCCCAAGCGACATATCTCCAAACCAAAGTGAAATCAACAAATGTCAATGCAAATCCTGCAATAAACAATGGCAGGGCAATCTTTAATCTGGAAGTTATTTTTTCCTGATTGATATGCAATTCATCTGCTATTGTGATTCTTGAACTTCTAAGCGCAGTATCTCCAGTGGAAATCGGACATACAACAATTCCTATGATAATCAAAGCCACAAAAATCGGATTGAGAAGGGCCGTTGCCATTTCATGAACCGCCACTGTCGGCGTTGCAGCATATGTCGCTGCAAGCTGCGGTTGGACATGGAAAAATGCCAGTGCAATTGCCGCCCAGCATAAGGCAGTCAAACCTTCCAGAACCATTGCTCCAAAAAACACAGGCCTTGCATCATTTTCATTTTTCATGCACCTTGCGACAATCGGTGATTGGGATGCATGAAAACCTGAAATGGCTCCGCAAGCGATTGTTACAAATAGATATGGGAAAATGTTCTTGTCCGTTAAGTATAGTCCCTGTGTTGTAAACTCTGGAATTGTATAGTT
Encoded here:
- a CDS encoding MFS transporter, coding for MNETVKEQSWIPLIIVALASFIIALDATFMNVSIAQVVADLHTDVSTIQATMSFYTLITAAFMLLSAKLQDIVGKKKLFLIGTALYGVGTFTAAISPSAEILFIGWAVIEGIAGALMMPATVSIISGTYSGEKRTVALAIVGVMGAIAAAIGPLFGGVMTTFLSWRYGFACELIVVILILVLQGKIPNFSPTESKSDLDITGAIISFIGLILLVFGILSLTKDFNTSIAVIIAGIIALAGFAWFELKRKGKGKVPLFDVELLKDRNLRVGTIIMLLAYLSMGGALFAVSLFLQSVLQLNAFNTGLTTLPLTVGLLIFAVAAPSLSAKLGHKKLMAIGCIIAIIGCLMLSYQFKMDTTMMDLLPGMFIMGAGLGFAMALSVDVALINIPPEGQNNASGLTSTGQSLGESMGTAIIGVILILGVFGGISHAVDIYAPDYSGNETFQLEVYEHFQEVGNINDAQANHTVVEIVDTIIQDAMAFVMQVTAILMGIVFILTLRLQDKKTKKQ
- a CDS encoding sodium-dependent transporter, with the protein product MGNDPSSFFTSYVGGSSNLASATTIILPTLICTLTLWAVFWVISIRGVDKGIGRISTVLIPLLFTIMILIFIYSFTLPGFNVGVATLLTPDWSALFNVNVWLAAFRQTIFSLSIGQAMVYTYASYLPKNSKLVDEVLFVVIANSLYEIFIAFGVFSILGYMSLTSSIPMNELISEGTGLIFIIFPQIFNSMGLMGHVIAPLLFLSILFAGFTSSFALFEPFLSSLCDKFGWSRKKGVTTLVIVACIGTVFYSTGISSYLVEIVDEFVNNFGILILIGIQAIIFGWFYGVEKVIPVLNEFSTFKVGKTWVFTLKYLLPVLLIVIWVFGLVKLFNDANSLKIAVDIIITIIVVGLSVIFTKMSSKNT
- a CDS encoding carbon starvation protein A, producing MYSFIACFLLLVGSYFVYGKFIERKVGIDENKQTPVWRLEDGVDYMPMSRLKGFLVQFLNIAGLGPIFGVIQGALFGPSAFLWITFGTIFIGAVHDFFSGFLSLRNDGLTMPGIISKYLGTTVQKFVAIVTIVTGVMVAAVFSTGSAALIGNLTGTPVFYWTLIIFVYFLIATLFPVDKIIGKVYPVFGVLFIIMVVLMIGSLILNPNYTIPEFTTQGLYLTDKNIFPYLFVTIACGAISGFHASQSPIVARCMKNENDARPVFFGAMVLEGLTALCWAAIALAFFHVQPQLAATYAATPTVAVHEMATALLNPIFVALIIIGIVVCPISTGDTALRSSRITIADELHINQEKITSRLKIALPLFIAGFALTFVDFTLVWRYVAWAQLLIGAAVLLSATAYLMKKEKPYIITLAPAIICILITFGYILQAPEGFRLPAMIANVISVILTIITTAVFLKKYKNNE